GGCCCCATGCTTACCGTAACGATCAAGGAAAGTATTCAACGCGGCGGCCGGGCTGGATTTCTGATTGTAGGGGGACACGGTTTTGCCGAAATTTTGTTGCTGGGGTTGTTTTTCTTAGGTTTAAACCGCCTGCTTCAGACCGGGTGGATCTCTGCCGTCGTGGGGATAGGAGGGGGAATGGTCCTCCTTTTCATGGGTTTTGATGTCTTGCGCGGCGCGCTCGCCGCCAAAATTAATTTAGATCTTGAGAATCAAGGTGCTTTCAGGCACGAGGACCAAAAATATGCCGGTTCTGACCTGCGGCCCTTTATTGAGGGAATTATTGTCAGTGTAGCGAATCCTACCTGGATCTTGTGGTGGTTTTCAATTGGTGTTTTATACGTAACTCAGGCATCACGGTACGGTTGGTTGGGATTAAGTGCTTTTTATTCGGGCCATATCCTGGCGGATTTAAGCTGGTTCGTTTTTGTCGCCTATATGATTGCGACAGGGAGGAAATTTTTAAGCCCCGGGATCTACAGGGGGATCTTAGCCTCCTGCGGCGCTTTTTTGGCGCTTTTAGCGGTATTTTTTATCTATCAGGGAGTTCGGGCGACCTTGACTCTTTTGTGAAACGTTCGGCAAATCTTATCCGAACCTCTCTCCGAGTGGCTTGAGATGACAGAAGAAATGTTTGGCACCAGGGAGGAGTAGCAGGTATCTCCCTTGAAAATGTGGAATTCTTCATAAAGTGAATTTGGGGAGGGGGGAGCTCCTGATGAAGACTGTAATCATGGCAGGGGGTAAAGGAATCAGATTGCGACCTTTGACCTGTAATAAGCCCAAACCTTTACTTCCTGTTCTGAACAAACCTTTAATGGAGCATTTGCTACAGCACCTTGCGAACCAGGGTTTTTCCGAAATTGCCGTAACCCTTCAGTATTTGCCTGAATTAATTAAGGCTCGTTTTGGTGAGGGGCAGCTTTTCGGTTTAAGGCTTTACTACTTTGAAGAAATTTCCCCTCTTGGTACCGCAGGCGGAATTAAAAACGCAGAAAGTTTTTTGGATGAGACCTTTCTTGTTATCCCCGGAGATAATTTAGTAGATTTCGATTTCCAGAGGGCCTTTGAATTTCACCGGGAGCGGGGTGCCCTGGCAACTTTGATTTTAACCCGAAACGCGGGAAACAGCCCGGGCCCCGGTGTTGTTGTAGATCAGGATGGGCTGGTTTTGGATTTAGGCGTTTCTCAGCTTGCGGATCAAGAAAAAATTGCCCCTAATTTTATCAGCACGGGAATTTATATTTTTCAACCCGAAGTGCTTCAGTATTTTCCCCGCGAAGCGATTTTTGACCTTCAGGCCGATTTACTTCCCTTTCTCCTGCGGGAAAAGCGGCCTGTATATGGTTTTTCGGTTGAGGGTTACTGGTGTGACATCGGCGATCTTTTTCAGTACCGCCAGGTCAACAAGGATTTTTTGACCGGCAGGGTAAAGCTGCCGGTTACCGGTCGTCAGGTTCTTCGCGGCGTGTGGACAGGGGAAAACGTCGAAATTCACCCTACGGCGGATTTAAAGGCACCGGTTTATCTCGGCAATAACTGTTATCTAGAACAAAATGTACGTTTGAATGGTTGCTGTGTGATCGGAAACAACACAACCATTAAATCTGATGCTTTGCTGCAAGATACAATTGTGTGGAATAACGTATACCTTGATCAGGGAATTCAACTTAAAGGCGCAACAATTGCCGACCACGTCCGGATAAAATCCCGAGCGGTGGTATCCGAGGACACGGTAATTGGCTACGACTCAGTGATCGGTCAGCGCAGCGTGATCCAATCCGGTGTCAAGATTTGGCCCAGTAAAGTAATTGAAGATAATGTAAGCGTGCATTCCTCTCTTGTTTGGGGCCAGCGGATTGGCAAAAGCCTTTTTGGTCTTTTTGGAATTAAAGGACTTATGAACGTGGAGATCACAGCGGACTTCGCGGCAAAACTGGCAGCGGCGTATGGCTCAAGTTTAAGGGTGGGGGCAAGGGTAGTTTTAGGGGCCGACGGCCACCAGTTTTCTCAAATTCTCAAGCGTGTTTTTGCAGCAGGTCTTGTAGGGACCGGGGCCCGGGTCATGGACCTTGGCCAGGTTACTACTCCGATCACGCGGTATGCCGTTAAAAGTTTAGGAACAGACGGAGGTGTTCACATTCGGCAGGGCCGTCCCGTACCAACAAATGAAGTTGTAATTGAATTTTTCGACCACAACGGAATTAACGTTGACCGCAGCATGGAAAGGAAAATCGAAAATACTTTTCGACAGGAGGATTTCCACCGGGCCGGATTAGACCAGTTAGGCGAGATTACTTTCTATCCACAACTACCGGAGGCGTACCAGCAGGCTCTTTTGCGCCTTGTAGATGTTGACCTGGTCCTGCGCCGCCGTTTTAAAATCGTTGTTGCATACGAAGACCCTGCGCTGGCGATGCTTGTTACACCTCTTCTAGAAAAGTTAGGGTGCCAGGTAGTCGCACTCCGCCGGCTGCTGAGCAGTCAGGAGGGAGACGTGGCCGAGGCTGTCTTAAAATTTCAGGCCCATCTTGGGGTGAACCTGGATAGCAATGCCGAGGTACTCACTCTTGTTACAGAAGAAGGAAAAATAGTAAGTGACGAACTTTTACTGGCCTTAGTGACAATGATTTATTTAAAGGGCGAAAAGGCGGCAACTCTTGGGATCCCCGTAACGGCACCGGATATTCTGGAGCAGCTTGCAGGAGAAAGCGAAGGGCAGGTCGTACGCACGAAGGTTAGCCCCAGGGCGCTCATGGAGGCTACAAGTGGAGCCTTTCAACCCCTCTTCGATGCCGTGTATTTATTAGTCCGGATTCTTGATTTCCTCGCCCGGAAAAGTTCTACCCTATCAGAAGTGGTAAAATCGATTCCTCCCTTCCATATTCACAAGGAATCTGTATTTTGTCCCTGGGAAGAAAAGGGAAAGGTGATGCGCAGGCTCACCGAGGAAGTTAGGGAAAAGCGGGCCGAAATGATTGATGGCGTGAAGGTTTTCCACGAGTACGGCTGGACCGCTGTCCTGCCGGATGCCGACGAACCCGTCTGCAGGGTGATTGCAGAAGCGCAGTCCCAGAAGCTGGCGGAAGAACTGGCTGCGAGCTACGTCCTTAAAATTAAACAGATTCTGGACTTTTGAAATCTCAACAACGCGGCGCGAAATCAAAAAAAAGGGGGATGGCGGTGCCGCGGGAATTGGTTTTGGGCAACGGGAGTATTCTCGTTAATTTTGATGGAAATTTAAATATGCGGGATTTTTATTATCCCTATGTGGGAGAGCTAAATCATATTGGGGGAAGCAAGAACAGTATCGGAATTTGGTCTGGGGGACAGTTTTCCTGGCTCGATGAAACGAGTTGGAGCCGCCGCCTGGCTTATAAACCGGACTGCCTGATCACCAACGTAACGGCAAAAAACGATGAGATGGGGCTTGCCCTCGTGATGAACAGTACGGTTCATTACAGCGACAACATTTATTTAACAAAGGTGTCAGTCCACAATCTCCGGAAGGAAGACCGGGAGGTCCGGATCTTTTTTACGCACGATTTTTCCATCGATGAAACCGATGTTGGGGATACTGCCGTCTATAACCCGACACTTAATGCCGTTTATCATTACAAAAGAAACCGGTATTTTCTGGTTAACGGATGTACTAAAAGTGGGGGAATTTACCAGTACGCCACTGGGACGAAGCGTTTTCAGGGTGCGGAGGGAACCTGGCGGGATGCTGAAGACGGGGTATTGGAAGGAAATCCCATTGCCCAGGGTTCGGTGGACAGCACCGTCAGTTTTCGCCTGTTACTTCCTCCAAGAGGGGAACAGGTATTATATTACTGGATTGTCGTGGGAAACAACTTTACCGATGTCAGGGATTTAAATACGTATGTGCTCGAACAAACTCCTCCTGTGATCTTTGAAAAAGCTGAAACTTACTGGCAGCGTTGGGTGAACAAACACACCTTTAACTTTGGCAACCTGACTCCGGAAATCATCGAGCTTTTCAAGCGGAGTTTGCTGATCATGAGAACTCAAATTGACCGGCGGGGAGCCATTGTAGCCGCGACCGACTCCGACATTCTGCAATTTAACCGGGACCATTATTGTTACGTTTGGCCCCGCGACGGGGCGCTGGTTGCGCTGGCATTAATTAAGGCGGGTTACCCTGAGCTTACAGAGAACTTTTTTCTCTTTTGCCAGCACGGGCTCACAGAAGAAGGATATTTGCTACATAAATATAATCCGGACGGGACCCCCGGTTCGAGCTGGCACCCCTGGATTTGCGGAAACAAACCTCAACTCCCCATCCAGGAAGACGAAACAGCGCTGGTACTTTTTGCTCTCTGGGAATACTACCAAAAGGTTCGCGATCTTGATTTCATCCAAAACCTTTACAGAAATCTAGTCCTTCCCGCCGCTGATTTTTTAGTTAAATATTTTTATCCGGAATTGAATTTACCGATTGAAAGTTACGATTTATGGGAGGAAAGGCGAGGAATCTTTACTTTTACGGCTGCTGCTGTTTATGGAGGACTGATGGCTGCAGCCAATTTTGCCCGCCTTTTTGCTGATAGCAACAAAACCGATGAATACGAAAAGGCCGCACAGCAGTTACGCAAAGGAATGATCGAACACTTCTACGATGATTCGTTGGGCCGTTTTATCAGAGGGGTTTATCTAGATCAGGAAGGAAATCTCCAGCGAGATCTCACACTGGAAAGCAGCATGTTTGGTCTTTTTGCCTTTGGTGCCTTTGAACCTATGGACCCAAAGGTAATTTCCACGATGCAGGCGATTGAAGCCGGTCTCAGGATTAAAACAGAAGTAGGGGGAATTGCCCGCTATACTGACGATCATTATTTTCAGAAATCGCGGGATATTGAAAATGTCCCCGGAAACCCCTGGATCATTTGCACCCTCTGGTTGACTGAATGGTACATTGCTTGCGCGACAGCCCCGGAACATTTAAAGCGCCCCTTTCAGATTCTCCAGTGGGTTAGCCGCCACGCTTTGAAGACGGGGATTTTACCCGAACAACTCCACCCGTATACAGGTGAACCTGTTTCGGTTGCCCCTCTTACGTGGGCACACAGTACCTTTGTGTTGGCGGTTCTGAAATATTTAGAAAAATTTCACCAGCTTGGCTGGTACCATCAATTAGAGTGGTAACTATACCCCTGCCCCTGGAAGGGTAAAGACCATTAGAAATAAAGGGAAGGAGGGCGAATGTGGATCAAGCCCACATCCATCTTGACGAGTTTGCAAGACTGAAAACATTCTTTCATGACTTTGACCCCCGGGTCAAGCTGGTGAGTTGTCTCATTTTTGTTGTGATTGTAGTATCTCTCAATACTTTTGCAGGGCTTGGGCTGGCTCTTTTCTTGATAAGCTTATTTATTTTGGGTGCCCGTTTGCCGGTAGGGCGGATTTTTAAAAGGCTGGGCTTTATTATTCCCCTGGTCCTGATGTTTGCCGTTTTTTTGCCCTTAATTCGACCCGGTACTCCTTTATTTCAATTAAAGCTCAGTTTTACCACACTGACCTTTACGTGGGAAGGACTGCAAGCGAGCGCGATCTTTTTGCTTCGTTTCTTGTGCGGCGCTCTTCTGTTGATTCTTGTTACTTTCACTACACCTTTCCACGTTTTACTCCGTTCCCTGAGAGACTTAAGAATTCCTCAAATTTTCACGCAACTCATCCAATTTACGCTGCGGTATTTCTTTGTTTTATACGATGAGGTAATCCGGATGCAAAGGGCACGCCGCTCCCGTAATTTCCGGCCGGCGCGGTCTTTATGGAGCCACCACACTATCACCACACTGGGAGGATTACTGGGGGTACTCTTTATCCGTTCTTTTGAGCGGGGGGAAAGGGTCTATCACGCCATGCTGGCACGCGGTTTCCAGGGGGAGGTCAGGACCCTTGATAGTTTAGAGGCCCGTCCGAAAGATTTCCTCTTGGGCGCGGTTATCTTATTAATAGGTATCTTAACCCTGATTATTGACCAGGGAGGGTGGTTATGGCTGTACTTATCGAAGTAGAAGACTTACAGTTCCGGTACCACGATGGGACCTCTGCTCTACGGGGTATTTCGTTAAAGATTAACCAGGGGGAAAAAGTTGCAATTTTAGGGCCTAATGGAGCAGGGAAGTCCACTTTGCTCCTTCACTTAAACGGGATTTATCATGCCCAGCAGGGAGTGGTCCGGGTAGCAGGCGAGAAAATCACCCGCGCTAACGAAAACTGGGTGCGCGGGAAGGTGGGTCTTGTATTTCAGGATCCTGACGATCAGGTGTTTTCGCCTACCGTCTGGGATGATGTTGCTTTTGGTCCTTTAAACCAGGGGCTGGATCGAAACACAATCGAGAAGCGTGTCATGGAAGCCCTTCAAGCTGTTGGAATGTGGGATTTACGCTCCAAGGCCCCCCACCATTTGAGTTACGGCCAAAAAAAGCGTGTCGCGATCGCGGGAATCCTCGCCATGAATCCCGAGATTATTATCCTTGATGAACCTACCGCTTTTCTTGATCCTGCAGGGCAGAAAGCGCTTTTTGAGATTTTAGAAAGGCTTCATTCAAACGGGAAGACGATCATTACCGCGACCCATGACGTGGACCTTGCAGCCGAATGGGCTACTTCAGTAATTTTTCTTAAAGATGGAAAATTACTGGCCCAAGGTGATACCGGCCTTTTAGTCCGGGATTCCCTGGTCCAGGCGGCAGGTTTAAGATTTCCTCTTGTGAGCCAGGTATTCCAGCGGGTTTCTGCCCTGGTTGTCCGCCCTCTCCCCAGGACGGTAGCGGAGGGAGCACATTTAATAACCCATTTGATCGGAGCGAAAGAAAAAACGCGCGGATTTAACATAATTTCTTAAGGTGACTTTTCGGGTAGGTTTTCTTGACACCCCAGGGCTCCCTTGGTATAATCTGTCTAGTTTGCATTCATGATTTAGAGGAAGGGTCAGAGGATGTTGCCAGTACCAACTCGTTATACCCTGGTTGCTGCGGCTGCGGAGGGGAAACAAGAGCTGAATGCTTTTGACCAGGCGCTTCTCAAGGCTGGTGTTGGAAATGTAAATTTACTTCGCGTAAGCAGTATTTTGCCTCCAGGCACCGGATTTACCCCGGCGTTGGTTATACCTCCCGGTTCCCTGGTTCCGATTGCTTACGGTTCTCTGGTAAGCGAGGAGAAGGATGCGCTAATTGCTGCCGCTGTTGCCGTAGGAGTTGGGGTTAAAGATTTCGGGGTCATTATGGAGTTTGCCGGTTACTGCGGGAAAAAGGATGCTGAGGCGCGGGTAGAAGAGATGGTTGAAGAGGCTTTTGCATACCGCGGGATGAAGCTCCACGAAATTAAAGTGATCGGAGTCGAACACAGAGTTATTCGTTGTGGGTGCGTTTTTGCAGGCGTCCCTCTCTGGTACTAGTTTTTTAAACTTTTTAGCCCGGGGAACAATTAAGCGTTAAAAGGATGAGGATTAATCCAAAATAAAACGAGTTTTAACTGAAATAAGGAGCGCGAAAAGTCAGCAATGGAATTGTGGTTTACCGAAAGGCAAAAACCCGGTGTCGGAATCACGTGCAAAGTGCGACGTACCCTTCACCGCGAAATTACACCTTTTCAGGAAATCGCCGTCCTGGATACCGAGCAATTTGGGCGGATGCTGGTTCTTGACGGAATGATCCAAACGACGATTTTTGATGAGTTCGTTTACCACGAAATGTTAGCCCATGTTCCCCTCTATACTCATCCCGCGCCCAGAGATATTCTCATTATTGGAGGTGGAGATGGGGGGACGGCGCGGGAAGTTTTGCGCCACTCCCAGGTAGAAAAAATTACCCTCGTCGAGATCGATCGCCGGGTTGTGGAAATATGTTGCCATTTCTTGCCGGAGCTGGCCTGCTCTTTCGACCACCCCAAGGTTGAGGTATATTTTGAAGACGGCGTAGAGTATGTTCGGAAAAAGAAAGCGAGTTATGACGTTATTTTGGTGGATTCTCCAGAACCTGTAGGCCAGGCCGCCCGCTTGTTCAGTTCGGATTTTTACGAGGCTATTTACCAGGCTCTCCGGCCAGATGGTCTTTTCGTTGCCCAAACAGAATCGCCATTTTTTAATGATGATTTAATTACTCAAGTCTACCGGGAGATCCATCGCATTTTTCCGGTTGCAAAGCTTTATTTAGCCGTTGTACCTACCTATCCGAGTGGACTTTGGAGTTTTATGCTGGGGTCTAAAAGGTTTGACCCTGAAGCGATTTCCAGGAACTATGCTTTTTCTCAAATATTCCGCTATTATACTCCTGAAATTCACCAGGCTGCTTTTAAATTGCCGCATTTTGTCAAGACCCTTCTCCCTCAGGGGGTAAAATCTTGAAATTGTTCAACCTCTGCACACGGGGAATCTACTTTCTTGGAGCTCAGGATTCTTACGAAAAGGCGAAAATTGTTTTGATCGGAATACCCCTTGAACTGACGGCTAGCTTTCGCCCGGGTGCCCGCGATGGGCCTCAGGCGATTCGCAGTGCTTCCCAGGGGCTGGAAGCTTATAGTCCTTATCTTAACCGGGAACTTGGTGAGTGCAATTTTTACGATGGGGGCGATTTGGTTTTACCGTTCGGTAATCTTGGAATCTCTTTCAAAAGGATCGAGCAAATTTGCCGCGTCCTCGTAGAGGATGACAAGCTCCCTTTCTTCTTGGGCGGCGAACACCTTCTTAGTTTCCCGGTTATTAAGGTCCTCGCAGAGTTTTATCCAAATCTTGCCGTTTTACATTTCGACGCCCATGCCGATCTTCGTGATGATTACCTTGGTGAAAATTATTCCCATGCTACAGTGATCAGAAGGATTTGTGAGGTAGTAGGGAGCCAGGCTGTTTTTCAGTTCGGAATTCGCTCGGGGACAAAAGAAGAGTTTATTTACGGCCGTTCTTTTACTAATTTCTATCCATTTACCTTGAGCGAAGCCCTGGAGGCCTGTCGTCCCCACTTAACAGGGCGCCCTCTTTACGTGACACTGGACATTGATTTAGTCGATCCGGCTTACGCACCGGGCACCGGTACTCCTGAACCGGGAGGATTCACGCCCCAGGAAGCTTTTTATATTTTCGACATCCTTCAGGGCCTTCACGTGGTTGGCTGCGATTTTGTTGAATTGGCACCACCTTATGATCCCAGCGGAATTACCTCTTTGCTTGCTGCAAAATTAGTTCGAGAAGGGCTACTGGCATTCTCTCGCAATCTTTAAGCGTCCAGCTAAATGATCCCTGCAGGAAAAACGCTTTTTCGAGAGAATTAGGATCAAGATGGTTGATGAAAGCGCAGGTCGAGGATGAATCTTTTTGAAAAGGGATAAAAAGGGGGATTCCAAGGATGTGTGAATGTTGTACGCCAAAAGAGCATCTGGGGCATCTTCATCTGAACGGAGTTGCAGAAAAAGGGTGGGATGACCTCAACGAAATCTTGCAAGGACTGCCCGGTGTTTTTCGGGCCGTACCTGCAGATCATGGCGATGCCGAAGCAGTGATTCTCTTTGACAACCGCGTGATTTCTGCCGAACGCTTGAAAAGCACGCTGAATGATAGGGGATTTCAGGCTTTGTAATTGTTTCTCAGGCCTGGCTCACCTGTGTTGACTTGAGAAAAAAGGGATGCTATAATAAAACTGCTCTTGAGCAGAGGGTTGCGAAAGAGCGTGGGATTAACGGGCGATTAGCTCAGCTGGGAGAGCACCTGCCTTACAAGCAGGGGGTCGGCAGTTCGAGCCTGTCATCGCCCACCATTAGAGCATGGTGGCCGGCAGATGCCGGAAAACCGCGGAGCTGTAGTGTAGTGGTTTAACACGCCGGCCTGTCAAGCCGGAGATCGCGGGTTCGAGTCCCGTCAGCTCCGCCATTACTGAAATATAAAGTAAAATATAAAGTAAAGGTTGTGGCTCGGTAGCTCAGTTGGTAGAGCAGCGGACTGAAAATCCGCGTGTCGGCGGTTCGATTCCGCCCTGAGCCACCATTTGAGAACTATGGGCGGAAGTAGCTCAGTGGTAGAGCATCGCCTTGCCAAGGCGAGGGCCGCGGGTTCAAATCCCGTCTTCCGCTCCATTTTTATAAAAGTTTTACGAGGGCAAGTGGCGAAGGGGTAACGCTGCGGACTGCAAATCCGCCATGCGCCGGTTCGAATCCGGCCTTGCCCTCCATTTTTCTGTTTTCAATTCCTTTTGTTTAAATCCCGATTCCCAGATAATTTTGCTCATGGGAAGGCGGGATGACTTGCCGGGGTGGCGGAACTGGCAGACGCACGGGACTTAAAATCCCGGGGACCGGCAGGTCCGTGCGGGTTCGAGTCCCGCCCCCGGCACCAAAAACCTTGATGTCATGCGGCAATATGCTATCTCTTCAATTAAAGAGGATGGCGAGACGTCCTGCAGGGGAATCCCGGATCCCCTTTAAACAAGCACTGCGTTTGAGGCAGTGTTTTTCTTTTTGAATGCGCCCGGCAGGAAAATGGTGCATCCTGGCGAATAGTGCAGAAAATAGCAAGTTCCTGGAATTAGCAATTTGATAGAGAAAAGAACTGACGGAAGGAGGTGCGTAAAAAACAATGGCGAGAAAGAAAAAGAGGGGAATTGCTAATAACAATGTTAATGGCAACGGCGCCCAGGACTACCGCTACAAAGAGGTCAGGCGGAAAAATAACCCTGCAGTGGGGCTGGCCCTGTACGATAAAGCGGAGCGCGCTGCAACCCGCTACTCCTACGATCCTCATCTTGATCCCCAGTTGATCTGGGCAGGAAAAACGGAGCGCACCTCCTTTGAGGTGGATGTCGTTTCCCTGCACATCCACGAGCGGATCTCCGCAAGGGTCATCGTCCGGGCCCTGAAAAAGCCGGGATACATCCAGCCTTCGCTTTTTGCCGACCCGGCTCTTCCGCTGGAGCAGGAAATAGATTTTTACCGGCACGAGGTAGATTGGGCCAACCGCCTTGTTTTGGGGGACAGCCTTCTGGTGATGAATTCCCTTTTGGTGCGGGAAGGTATGGCCGGCAAGGTTCAGATGATTTACATTGACCCCCCTTACGGAATAAAATACGCCTCCAACTTTCAACCGGCCTCTAAAGAGATGGCGGGAAAATGATTACCGGGGGGCTACGCCGGTGACCAGGGAGCTTTTGCGCTACTGGACCAAAGGCGAGCGGGAGTATCCCCTTTTTTTCTGCCAGCGGGAGGCGGCAGAAACCATCATCTGGCTTGTGGAGGCACCTCCTGCCGAAAGGGGATAGTTATCCCCCAGGATTTGCCTGACGATCCAGAAAGCCTGGTAAAAGGCTACCTGCCGCTTAAACGCTACGCCTGCAAGATGGCCACCGGCAGCGGCAAAACCGTAGCGATGGCCATGCTCATCGCCTGGTCGGTGCTCAACAAGATTGCCTACCGCAACGATAAGCGCTTTTCTGATGCGGTTTTGGTGGTCTGCCCGAACCTTACGGTAAAGGAGCGCCTGCCCATCATTGAGCGCTACCGTTCCATGGGTTCCACCGGGGAAGTCTTGTTCCGCACCAAACGCCAGTGCTTTGGCACCACCAAGAGCCACATCAGCCACGTAGTGGCTGACAGCCCGGTCTGGGAACATTCAGTGGCTTACCAGCTGGAGCGGTTGCTTTGCGTGTACGCCTACGCCAAAAACGATCACCTGGATTTCGTCATCCCGTATCAATATGAAGGGATTAGCCACGATTACCGGCCGGATTTTCTGGTGCGGTTAAAAAGGGTGGATGGCTCTGAGCTGAGGCTGATTTTAGAAGTCAAGGGCTTCGAGACCGAAAAGGACAGGGCCAAGGAGGTAGCCGCCCGGCGCTGGGTGAAAGCTGTCAATCATGATGGGCAGTTCGGGAAGTGGGCTTATTTGATCTGCAAGGAACCGGCAAGTCTGAAAGAGGAACTCTCAAATCTGCTGCCTGGTTGAACGAAACCTTTCCCCTTGAACCTGAAACTGTTTCCAACTTAAAAACTCCACCCTCACGGGAATCAGGATTTTATTTATTTTCTGGGTGCCATCACTTTTTTATCACTGATTCCGCACAATTTCATTTCCTTGATATCTTTGACGTCCAGCCCCTGGGAGCGAAGAAGGGCCAGAGTGGAGGGGAAGATGTTCTCGTCAGCCAGGTAGCGGAGCCCGCTCAAGGGCCGGTGGCCTCCTGGGGGAGGGGCTGCGTCTGTTCGGCGGCGAGCCAGGCGGCGTAGGCAAGGCTTTGCCTGATGTCTTCCTCCTCCAGCTCAGGGTAGGCCTTGAGAACGGCCCGGGTGTCCATGCCTGAGGCCAGGAGCCTCAGGACGAAGGCCACTGTGATCCGCATGCCGCGGATAGTGGGCTGCCCCATGCAGACTTCAGGATCGATCTTGATACGGTCGAGCTTCACCGGAGAAGTCTCCTTCCGGTTCTCTCAGTTCTCCGCCGCGCCGGAGCCTTAAAGGCTCCCGGGCTCCGGCGGGTCGGGTTCCCCAGTGGTTACATTATACCACGCCGGTAGGCAGCCTGACCAGGGCGCTGCTGGAGATTCGACAGTTTCTGCACAATTTGGGGCCGCGGCACCAACTTCTTTGCCCTGTGCAGGAAAAGCGTCCCCGGTAATGAAATTAAGTCTTAACGCGAGACTGTGCGAATTGGGGGTATTTGAAAGGAAGTGTCTCAAGGAAGCGAAATTCAGGAAGAAAATGTCCACGATGCCTTAAAAAAACTGTACAACTCCTTCGACGAGATCCTCGCCCGCCTCACCGAGCGCGAGCAGCAACTGCGAACCGACCTCGAAGACTTAAAAGAAAGGGAGGCGGCCCTCAGTGCCTCCTATGCGCAGGAGTACATGCGGAGGGAACGGCTCCAGGAGATCGTCAAGCTCACCGAGATCCTCCACAACATGACCAGTGAAGAGGAGATCTGCAAAGCAGCCGCGAGGTTTCTTCACAAAATATATCCCAACACAGCAGTGCGCTTGCTCTGCGCTTCGAGTAGCAGGACAAAGATGGCAGTGGCAGGGAGGTCTGGGGGCCACGGTGTTGTTCCCGAAACCTGCTGCAT
The nucleotide sequence above comes from Bacillota bacterium. Encoded proteins:
- the speE gene encoding polyamine aminopropyltransferase, which encodes MELWFTERQKPGVGITCKVRRTLHREITPFQEIAVLDTEQFGRMLVLDGMIQTTIFDEFVYHEMLAHVPLYTHPAPRDILIIGGGDGGTAREVLRHSQVEKITLVEIDRRVVEICCHFLPELACSFDHPKVEVYFEDGVEYVRKKKASYDVILVDSPEPVGQAARLFSSDFYEAIYQALRPDGLFVAQTESPFFNDDLITQVYREIHRIFPVAKLYLAVVPTYPSGLWSFMLGSKRFDPEAISRNYAFSQIFRYYTPEIHQAAFKLPHFVKTLLPQGVKS
- the speB gene encoding agmatinase — encoded protein: MFNLCTRGIYFLGAQDSYEKAKIVLIGIPLELTASFRPGARDGPQAIRSASQGLEAYSPYLNRELGECNFYDGGDLVLPFGNLGISFKRIEQICRVLVEDDKLPFFLGGEHLLSFPVIKVLAEFYPNLAVLHFDAHADLRDDYLGENYSHATVIRRICEVVGSQAVFQFGIRSGTKEEFIYGRSFTNFYPFTLSEALEACRPHLTGRPLYVTLDIDLVDPAYAPGTGTPEPGGFTPQEAFYIFDILQGLHVVGCDFVELAPPYDPSGITSLLAAKLVREGLLAFSRNL
- a CDS encoding DEAD/DEAH box helicase family protein, which produces MPDDPESLVKGYLPLKRYACKMATGSGKTVAMAMLIAWSVLNKIAYRNDKRFSDAVLVVCPNLTVKERLPIIERYRSMGSTGEVLFRTKRQCFGTTKSHISHVVADSPVWEHSVAYQLERLLCVYAYAKNDHLDFVIPYQYEGISHDYRPDFLVRLKRVDGSELRLILEVKGFETEKDRAKEVAARRWVKAVNHDGQFGKWAYLICKEPASLKEELSNLLPG
- a CDS encoding DUF5615 family PIN-like protein yields the protein MSGLRYLADENIFPSTLALLRSQGLDVKDIKEMKLCGISDKKVMAPRK
- a CDS encoding DUF433 domain-containing protein produces the protein MKLDRIKIDPEVCMGQPTIRGMRITVAFVLRLLASGMDTRAVLKAYPELEEEDIRQSLAYAAWLAAEQTQPLPQEATGP